The Gemmatimonadota bacterium nucleotide sequence GGTCGACCTGCACGGACAGCACGATCACCAGACGCTGCTGAACCCGCGGACGCACCGGGACTTCCTGGACGGTTTCGAGGACGTACGAACGCCGAAGCAGTACGTCGCCGAAGCCTACCGCCAGTTCACCGAACGGTCAGGGGCCCTTCGGCTGTTGGAGGAGGAACTCGCCGCCACCCGGGAACGGGAGGAACTCTACCGCTTCCAGCTCGACGAGCTCGAGCAGGCGGACCTTTCGCCGGGGGAGGACGAGGAACTGGAGAGGGAGCGGGCTGTCCTGGAGCACGCGGAACAGTTGATCCGGGTCGCTTCCGAAGCTTCCGAGGCGCTCTCCGAGGGCGAGGGTGCCTTCGTCGACGGACTGGTCCGCGTCATCCGCGCGCTGGAGGAAGCGGAGCGCATCGACCCCTCGCTCGGCGGGGCCCTCGAAAGCGTGCGCACCGCGCGCTACCAGCTCGACGACTGCACCGATTTCCTGCGGCGCTACCGCGACCGCGTCGAATACGACCCGGCGCGCCTGGAAGAGGTGCTGGACAGGCTGGATCTCATCGGGCGGCTCAAGCGGAAATACGGCGCGACGCTCGAGGAGGTCGCGGCCCACCGTGCACGGATCGCCGGAGAACTGGAGCGGATGGACACGGCCGACGAACGCCGGAACCGACTGAGCGAGGAAGTGGAAGCGGCCCGGCGTGACCTTGCCGAAAGGGCGAAGGCCCTGTCGGACCGGCGCAAACTGGTTGCCCGCAAGCTGGAAGGCAGGGTCGTGGCGGAACTGGCGGAGCTGGGCATGGGGAAGACGGGCTTCCAGGTCGGGATCGCGTGGCAGGAGTCCGATGACGGACCGTTGCGGATCGACGGACGCGGTTTCCGCGTGGACGCCCACGGGATGGACCGGATAGAATTCCTGATATCGCCCAATGCCGGGGAGGACCTGAAGCCGCTGGCGAGCATCGCATCCGGCGGCGAGATCTCCCGCATCATGCTGGCACTGAAGGTGATCCTGGCCGAATCCGACCGCATGCCGACGCTGATATTCGACGAACTGGACATTGGGATCGGAGGCCGCATCGCCGAATCGGTCGGTCATCGCCTGAAGCTGCTTTCCAGGGACCACCAGGTGCTGTGCATCACCCATCTTCACCAGGTGGCCTGCTGGGGCCGTACGCATTTCACCGT carries:
- the recN gene encoding DNA repair protein RecN, whose amino-acid sequence is MLANLRVTNYALLDKVDIEFTPGLNVLTGETGSGKSILIGALGLILGGRAASDTIRGGAKSAIVEGLFEGERDPQLRDLLSEIGVDPEEDGLIIRREVSRDGRNRCTINGSLVTVSVLRRLGVLLVDLHGQHDHQTLLNPRTHRDFLDGFEDVRTPKQYVAEAYRQFTERSGALRLLEEELAATREREELYRFQLDELEQADLSPGEDEELERERAVLEHAEQLIRVASEASEALSEGEGAFVDGLVRVIRALEEAERIDPSLGGALESVRTARYQLDDCTDFLRRYRDRVEYDPARLEEVLDRLDLIGRLKRKYGATLEEVAAHRARIAGELERMDTADERRNRLSEEVEAARRDLAERAKALSDRRKLVARKLEGRVVAELAELGMGKTGFQVGIAWQESDDGPLRIDGRGFRVDAHGMDRIEFLISPNAGEDLKPLASIASGGEISRIMLALKVILAESDRMPTLIFDELDIGIGGRIAESVGHRLKLLSRDHQVLCITHLHQVACWGRTHFTVQKQSARGRSVTLVDHLDEDGRVREIARMLAGETVDAMALSHAREMLRRTAVV